The following proteins are co-located in the Halorussus caseinilyticus genome:
- a CDS encoding alkaline phosphatase family protein, with protein sequence MSDGSVYVFGLDGVPPELVDRGIDAGRLPNFERMRAEGTDGTTRSTVPPLSMIAWSSFATGRNPGNHGVYNFMLKDEGEYGTDFVNADTLREQSVPVWEYLDAEGHRSGVMNVMPGYPPSRTSGFHVSDNITTPSSGSYAFPDELQQDIEERVGEYDVDPYEGYDDGTDEGNLKGLLDNFFEIEKNRIEVAKLLVEEYPCDFYSLVFSGPDNVLHVLGHVLDETHPKHDPQVAARYEDKPLQLLELYDDFLGWVMDRMSDDDSMLVLSDHGHGPVYQTINLNSWLYDAGYLELQSRPWTRLKQFGYNHVYDAVETVMSELNLFSKLKMGVARTSGGGSGPDLAELLTISRKDIDWSETAAFTVASGGQIYLNTDDHREGAIPERKYDAVRERLREELLAIEHPERGESVIDSVLYGEDVYGDEYEDTRPDLVCMPAPGYQIQYPQTMKTKRVFADPPKTGSHTSMNEMHGIFYAWGGPVENETGVTVDLTDFAPTACSLLDVPVPAEMDGDVRDDVVDVSAERDSYDGKVEAKRAVREVVGELQE encoded by the coding sequence ATGAGCGACGGCTCGGTCTACGTCTTCGGGTTGGACGGCGTGCCGCCCGAACTGGTCGATAGGGGCATCGACGCGGGACGACTCCCCAACTTCGAGCGGATGCGCGCGGAGGGAACCGACGGCACGACCCGCTCTACGGTGCCCCCGCTGTCGATGATTGCGTGGAGTTCGTTCGCCACCGGGCGCAACCCCGGCAACCACGGCGTCTACAACTTCATGCTCAAAGACGAGGGCGAGTACGGCACCGACTTCGTGAACGCCGACACCCTCCGCGAGCAGTCCGTGCCGGTGTGGGAGTACCTCGACGCAGAGGGCCACCGCTCGGGCGTGATGAACGTCATGCCGGGCTACCCGCCCTCCAGAACGTCGGGCTTCCACGTCTCGGACAACATCACGACGCCCTCCTCGGGGTCCTACGCCTTCCCCGACGAACTCCAGCAGGACATAGAGGAACGCGTCGGCGAGTACGACGTGGACCCCTACGAGGGCTACGACGACGGTACCGACGAGGGGAACCTGAAGGGCCTGCTCGACAACTTCTTCGAAATCGAAAAGAATCGCATCGAAGTCGCCAAACTGCTCGTCGAGGAGTACCCCTGCGACTTCTACTCGCTGGTCTTCTCAGGCCCGGACAACGTTCTGCACGTCCTCGGCCACGTCTTGGACGAGACCCACCCCAAGCACGACCCGCAGGTCGCGGCCCGATACGAGGACAAACCCCTCCAACTGCTCGAACTCTACGACGACTTCCTCGGGTGGGTGATGGACCGGATGAGCGACGACGACTCGATGCTGGTCCTCTCGGACCACGGCCACGGTCCGGTCTACCAGACCATCAACCTCAACTCGTGGCTCTACGACGCTGGCTACCTCGAACTCCAGTCCCGGCCGTGGACCCGACTCAAGCAGTTCGGCTACAACCACGTATACGACGCCGTGGAGACGGTGATGAGCGAACTCAATCTCTTCTCGAAACTCAAGATGGGCGTGGCCCGGACCAGCGGCGGCGGGTCGGGTCCGGACCTCGCGGAACTGCTCACCATCTCCCGGAAGGACATCGACTGGAGCGAGACCGCGGCGTTCACGGTCGCCAGCGGCGGCCAAATCTACCTCAACACCGACGACCACCGCGAGGGCGCGATTCCCGAACGGAAGTACGACGCGGTGCGCGAGCGCCTGCGCGAGGAACTGCTCGCCATCGAACATCCCGAGCGCGGCGAGTCGGTCATCGACTCGGTTCTCTACGGCGAGGACGTGTACGGCGACGAGTACGAAGACACCCGCCCGGACCTCGTTTGCATGCCCGCGCCGGGCTACCAGATTCAGTACCCCCAGACGATGAAGACCAAGCGCGTCTTCGCCGACCCGCCGAAAACCGGGTCGCACACCTCGATGAACGAGATGCACGGTATCTTCTACGCGTGGGGCGGTCCCGTCGAGAACGAGACCGGCGTGACGGTGGACCTGACCGACTTCGCGCCCACCGCGTGTTCGCTGTTGGACGTGCCGGTGCCCGCGGAGATGGACGGCGACGTGCGCGACGACGTGGTGGACGTGTCGGCCGAGCGTGACAGCTACGACGGGAAGGTGGAGGCGAAGCGGGCGGTGCGGGAGGTTGTTGGGGAACTTCAGGAGTAA
- a CDS encoding Gfo/Idh/MocA family protein, whose translation MSQAEKLRVGVIGGGYIGTTVGRQFNTEPRSTVTALADVSADTRQAAGETLYVGDGSQYEDYREMLDAESLDAVLVGTPHTLHHEMVTAALDRNLHAFCDKPLTTDLDEARDLAERAEASEQVLMVGYQRHLNPAFKTARQRWQGEGETLSPDYLSAEITQDWISRFEDTWRTDPDLSGGGNLYDTGSHLIDAVLWTTGLVPEEVSAEMVFADDEGRVDQRAILTVEFADGAHGTIAVHSDAPCVREHVHVWDEEGAVYLEGRQWEERELERIDADSTTVIPFIDRSKQRNKAEAFVDCIESGEEPPATARDALAVTALTEAAYEAARSGERVSVELD comes from the coding sequence ATGTCTCAGGCCGAGAAACTCAGAGTCGGCGTCATCGGCGGCGGCTACATCGGAACCACGGTCGGACGGCAGTTCAACACGGAACCGCGCTCGACGGTGACGGCGCTGGCGGACGTGAGCGCCGACACCCGGCAAGCGGCGGGCGAGACGCTCTACGTCGGCGACGGCTCCCAGTACGAGGACTACCGCGAGATGCTCGACGCGGAGTCGTTAGACGCCGTGCTGGTCGGGACGCCCCACACCCTCCACCACGAGATGGTGACGGCGGCGCTCGACCGAAATCTCCACGCCTTCTGCGACAAACCGCTCACGACCGACTTGGACGAGGCCCGTGACCTCGCAGAACGCGCCGAGGCCAGCGAGCAGGTCCTCATGGTGGGCTACCAGCGCCACCTGAACCCGGCGTTCAAGACCGCCCGCCAGCGGTGGCAGGGCGAGGGCGAGACGCTTTCGCCGGACTACCTCAGCGCCGAAATCACGCAGGACTGGATTTCGCGGTTCGAGGACACGTGGCGGACCGACCCGGACCTCTCGGGCGGCGGCAACCTCTACGACACCGGGAGCCATCTCATCGACGCGGTGCTGTGGACCACGGGTCTCGTCCCGGAGGAGGTCAGCGCCGAGATGGTCTTCGCCGACGACGAGGGTCGGGTGGACCAGCGCGCCATCCTCACCGTCGAGTTCGCCGACGGCGCGCACGGCACCATCGCGGTCCACAGCGACGCCCCGTGCGTGCGCGAACACGTCCACGTCTGGGACGAGGAAGGCGCGGTCTACCTCGAAGGCCGCCAGTGGGAGGAACGCGAACTGGAGCGCATCGACGCCGACTCCACGACGGTCATCCCCTTCATCGACCGGAGCAAACAGCGCAACAAGGCCGAAGCCTTCGTGGACTGCATCGAGTCCGGGGAGGAGCCACCTGCTACTGCTCGGGACGCGCTGGCGGTGACGGCTTTGACGGAAGCGGCTTACGAGGCGGCAAGGAGTGGGGAGCGGGTGAGCGTGGAGTTGGACTAA